In Candida orthopsilosis Co 90-125, chromosome 4 draft sequence, the genomic stretch CAGCAAATATAGGGCGAGGTGAGGATTTTGTAGCTTTGTTCTGCTTAGCCTTGGCCATGGTTGTCGTACTCAAAACATAAACACgatattttttttttcttgctTTCGAAGTATCACCAACCCTTTATCTCATCAACCATGTCGTCCTTTGCTTCGAAGTTGAGCAAGATCAATGAAACCCAGGACTCAATTAACTACCTATCTGGATATATGCTACAAAATGAAGCATCGTCGCAGTCTTTCATCGATGTTTGGAAATCACAGGTGTTTAATGCACCACCAGCAACCAAGCTCCTACTACTATACCTCTGCAACGATGTCATCCAAAAAGCCAAGCGTCATCACAAGACAAAGTACATAGCGGACTATTTTGGACCATTATTGGAAGTCATAAATCCCATTTATCACAGCGTTGATTCAACtataaagaaaaagattgagaGGCTCATCTCGGTTTGGGAAGACAGGTTGGTGTTTGATGCTGATGGAATAAGAAAATTGAGAGAACGTATAGCTCAACCGCCGCAGAAGCAGGTTGCTGCTACCCCTGACCCACCTACTGTGATCCCTGAACTTCAACTTATTAACGATTTGTACCAGCGCATCAACGATTTAACGGATGTATCGCAAGGGAATCTCACGCAATTGGGCAtacaatcaaaaacttATTTGAACTTGGATGCAGATACATTACCGGAAACACAAGTTCatctcaacaaactcaaagTTTTGGAGAAACTAAGCAAAGTATCGATAAAAAACATAGAGAGTATAAAGTCCACCCGTGAGCAAATCAAATCTCATTTACAAACTATGCTCCACTCATTGGAAAGTGGATTGCAAACTGATGATAGCAAAATTTCCGTCATTAACGATAAATTGAACAGAATTGATGAGACGAGGCGTACTTTGCAAGGTGAGGTTGAAAGttcagatgatgaagagttgCCCAAGTACGAGGACGAAGACTCCGATGATGAGCCAGAGAcgaaaaagagaagagtGTCCCCAAGTCCGTCCGGAGGCTCAACACCAAAAAAGGTTGCGTTTGCCAAAGACATTCAAGTGAATGAATATGACAACAAGACAAAGGGAGATGCTGATGACGAatcagatgatgatataaAACAATCAGAAAAGGAGGACACACCAAGTGCTGAAGTTATGGATATACTACTTAAATTAGCTTAGTGCTTTCTTGTATAGATTGAAAAACTGTCTACCCGCTTTCATTTTGATTGCATTTGGAactcttttcaaatctcgTGCGATAGTCTCTACAATTCTCTCATTAATCTCTTGCTTGTCAAATGTCTCCTTACCCACATATAGTAAACACTTGGTTCTGGTTATTGCAACGTACTTTAACCTGGACTTTGGTAATCTTGAAAAGTTTGGTATAAAGACAACTGGGAATTCCAACCCTTTAGCCTTGTGGATGGTAGACACATTGACACTATCCTCGTCAAATACCGGATCGTCATCGTAATAATGCTTCAAAAAGTAATCTAAAAATGAACCTTTAGCATCACTTAGATAACTCCTATACGATACCCTCAACGAGGAATAGAATGAGCTCAACTCATCTTCTTTGACAGCACCAATTAATCCTGTTTGTATGCTGATCCGACCCAAAGatgacaagattgaaataGGCGTGTCCAACCCTATCCTCTCGTTCTCAACCAAGTAGAGAAAGTCTTTGATAGCACTGTTTTCACTGTTTTCCCTCAAATAATCCTCCAACCTGTTCTTCTTACTACAGTTCCACTCATTGTACTTTGCAAACAATTCCTTTAAACTTTTCACTCCCAATTTCTCCAACACAAACAAGAGGGCAAAATCGGATCCATAGCTCCTCCTAAGAATGTGTAGAAAATCCAAATAAATGTGCAATTTCGAGTTGATCCAGCTATTGCCGTTAAATTTATTACACTTTATTCCATATCCGGTTGTCAATTCCTCCGCAAACTCGTCCACCTCTCTGTTGGTAAATGTAAGGATAATGATGTCGGAAAACTTGATTAATCCTCCTGAGATTGCAACTAGCTCAACAATATCTGTACATAGGTCACCCTGTCGTATAGGCGCTACGCCCTCTCGTTTTGCACTTTCCAAATCTGAAGGTATAACTTCATCAG encodes the following:
- a CDS encoding Hmi1 ATP-dependent 3'-5' helicase (involved in maintenance of mitochondrial): MLTPSQQEAVEYDYSPGTILSIQSGPGCGKTWTLINRIKRLLEEGVKPSEIIVLSMTNRTVNLLKKALLDSMKDEVAQNVVIKTFHSFAAQIFDDNFEKYFPGRPPNSVVDDSTWKSFAKFFSARYKDLDAAVLAVKFGESIDSVALKYAISRDQLRRTLEYLEDNGMIRFHGLITSAFEIFKKSRGELHLADAKVLIIDEFQDMQPILLEFIKQIAVYGGKKHVTLAGDKNQCIYDFLGSRPGITKEFIDELKFKHKEIVLKETFRLSPEILALADEVIPSDLESAKREGVAPIRQGDLCTDIVELVAISGGLIKFSDIIILTFTNREVDEFAEELTTGYGIKCNKFNGNSWINSKLHIYLDFLHILRRSYGSDFALLFVLEKLGVKSLKELFAKYNEWNCSKKNRLEDYLRENSENSAIKDFLYLVENERIGLDTPISILSSLGRISIQTGLIGAVKEDELSSFYSSLRVSYRSYLSDAKGSFLDYFLKHYYDDDPVFDEDSVNVSTIHKAKGLEFPVVFIPNFSRLPKSRLKYVAITRTKCLLYVGKETFDKQEINERIVETIARDLKRVPNAIKMKAGRQFFNLYKKALS